GGTGGTGAGCACAAACAGCTCGCGAATGCCGGCGCGAATGGCTTGGCGTTCCAGCTGCGCCAGCAGCTTTGCCGCGCGCCCGCCTTTCTGGTAGCCGGGGTGGGTAACCACACAGGCCAGCTCGGCTTTGCCGGTGGCGTAGGGGTAGAGGGCGGCGCAGGCCAGCACGGTGCCGTCTTTTTCCATTACGAAAAACTTTTCTATTTCGGTTTCAAGCATTTCCCGCGAGCGGCGCACCAACACACCGGCGCGCTCGAGCGGCTCGATCAATTCAATGATGCCGCCCACGTCGTCGATGGTGGCCGTGCGCAGTTGCTCGTAGTTATCGCGGTACACCATGGAGCCTGAGCCGTCGCGGGTGAACAGCTCCTTCAAAAAGGCGCCATCTTCGCTGAACGACACGATTTGTGCGCGCGGCACGCCCTGGGTACAGGCCTGGTAGCAGGCGGTGAGCGCCAGCCGGCTGCCGTGGGCCGGGCGGCTGTTGGGGGAGTTCAGGTATTGCTCGGCCTCGTGCAGCATAAATTCCCGAATCAGCCCGCCGGTTTCGTCTTCAACGCCGCGACCCTCCACGAAGCTTACAATTTTATCGGCGTTTAAATTCACCGCCACCTGGGTGGCCACCTCGGCAAAGGAGAGATTAAACACCTCGCCCGTGGGCGAATAACCCAGCGGCGATACAATCAAAATGGCGCCCAAATCCAGCGCCTGCTGCATGGTTTTGGTGTTGATGCGCCTGACCTTGCCGGTGAATTGTAAATCGGTGCCGTTGATCACGCCCATGGGCATACCGGTGACAAAATTGCCGCTAATGGCCTGAATTTGCGCACCGTGCATGGGCGAGTTGGGCAGGCCAGTTGAGAGCGCCGCCTCTATGTCTACCCGCACTTCGCCGGCGGCCTGAATGATGGCGGTCATGGCCTCTGGGTCTGTGATGCGCAGGCTCTCGTGAAAGTGCGAGGCCATTTCATCGAGCTCTAGGCGCTCCTGAATTTGCGGGCGGCTGCCGTGCACAATGACCAGCCGCACGCCCAGGCTGTTGAGCAGTGCGATGTCGTAAATGATGTTGTGAAAATTGCTGTGGCGCACGGCCTCGCCAGGCAGCATCAGCACAAAGGTTTTACCCCTGTGGGCGTTGATGTAAGGCGAGGAGTCGCGAAACCAGTCGACATACTGCTGCGCGAGTGTGTGATTATTTTCCTGGGTCATTGCTGAGCCTGATTTAACAAAATGAACGTTGTGCGAAAATTTAGTGGCAGTAGTGGGCGATGAGTTGTCGCAACAGGTGTGTTGCCGGGGCCAATTGTGCCATGGGAATAAACTCGTTGGGCTGGTGAGCCTGATCAATAGAGCCCGGCCCCAACACCACGGTTTCCATGCCGAGGCTTTGTAAAAACGGCGCCTCGGTTGCGAAGGCGGCACTCACCGCCTGCTGGCCAGAGAAGGATTCACAGGCGCGCACCAGCGCGCTCCCGGCCGGTTGCTCGAAGGCGGGCACGTCGTCAAATAGCGCACGCAGCGTGATATCCACATTCAAGGCTTCTGCCACCGGCCGCAGCCGTGCCCCAAGTTGTGCGTGCAGCTCATCGTTATTCATGCCCGGCAGCGCACGCAAATCAAATTGCAGCTCGCAATCGCCACAAATCCGGTTGGGGTTGTCGCCGCCGTGAATGCAGCCAAGGTTTAAGGTGGGCACCTGCACGGTAAAACCCGGGTGTGAAAACTGCGCCTGTAATTCTCTGCGAAAGCGTATCAGCTCACCCATCACCTGGTGCATGGCCTCCAGCGCGTTATTGCCAAGCGCAGGGTCTGAGGAGTGGCCGCTGTGCCCGCGCACATGCACTGCCTCCATCATGATGCCTTTGTGCATGCGAATGGGTTTGAGCGCGGTGGGCTCGCCAATAATTGCCGCGCGCGCCTGAAAGCCGCCACGCAGCGCAAGGGCGCGGGCACCCGCCATGGAGGTTTCTTCATCGGCGGTGGCAATTACGGTGATAGGTGCTTGCAGCTTGTTGAGGTCCAGCCCGCGCAGGGCTGCCAGCACCACCGGGAAGAACCCTTTCATGTCGGTGGCGCCCAGGCCGTAGAGGCGATCGTCGCGCAGGGTTAAATCAAACGGATCTTGCTGCCAGCTGTGGGCGTCATAGGGCACGGTATCTGTGTGGCCAGCCAGCACCAGGCCGCCAGGGCCATGGCCGCGGGTGGCAATCAGGTTGGCCTTGTGGGGCTGATCGGGCAGGGGTTGAAGCTCGCAGGCAAAGCCAAGGTCTGCCAGCCAGTTGGCCAAAAGCTCCACCACCGCGCGGTTGCTGGTATCCAGGCTTGGCGTGGCACAGCTGACCGAGGGCAGGGCCACCAGCTGGCTTAATTCCTGTGTGTAGCGCTTGATATCCACCATACCGCAATCCTTGGGCCGTGAGCCTATAGCTTGATGGCAAGCGGCCCCGCTGGCAATGGGTTAAAGGGCAATCCGGCCCTCGAGGTATTGCACCGCATAGCCACGCAATAACACGCGCGAGGCCTGAAGCTCGCACTCAAGCTCGCCGCCGCGGGCTGACACCTGGCGTGCACTGAGCAGGTTTTTACCCAGCTGCTCGGCCCAATAGGGGGTGAGCTTGGTGTGTGCAGAGCCTGTTACCGGGTCTTCATCTACGCCCACCGCGGGTGCGAAAAACCGGCTGACAAAATCACACTCCGTACCCGGTGCCGTGGCAATAATGCCGCGGTAGGGCAGCTCTGCCAGGGCCTTTGGGTCGGGTTTGATGGCGCGCACAGAGGCTTCATCGGGGCAGCGTACCAGCAGGTCTTCATGGGCAAAGGTGGCACCACAGCTAAGCCCAAGCCCCGCGTTCAGATGCTCTTGTTCGGTGTCACTTAACAGCACCGGCGTTACCGGCTGGGCGGGGAAATCCATCTCCAGCCGGCCGTCTGCCAAGCGCCCAACCGTGAGCAGGCCGCTCTGGGTGTGAAAGTGCACCTGCGCCAAGTGGTGCTTGAGGTTCGCAAATATTACCTCCGCCGTGGCCAGCGTTGCGTGGCCGCACAGGGCAACTTCGTGGGTGGGGGTAAACCAGCGCAGGTGAAAGCCGTCGCCTTTGGCCACAAAAAACGCCGTTTCAGAGAGGTTGTTCTCGCCGGCGATGGCCTGCAGCAGGTCATCGGGTAGCCATTTATCGAGGGGAATCACCGCCGCGGGGTTGCCCTTGAAGCGCGTCTGGGTGAAGGCATCTAACTGGTAAATTGGCAGGTGGCTCACGGAACTCATAGGCCTGTGCTCTTGAGGGTGTGGCCGTGATTGTGGGCGTTTTGAGCGCGCTTGCCAAATGCAAAAAGCTCGACCCCATCAGAATTTGTACCAGGCAGGAATGTGCATGGGCGGTATTTGGTGGATGGTAATAGGTGGTGGGCGGGCTTGGGGCACAGCTGCTAGGTTGTCGCCGGCAGGGAGCCGAGAGCAGGCACACTCGCGGAAATTTTACATTTTAGGGGCTATTCCAGCGCAAAAAATCGTGATTTAGGATTGCCCTGCCACCACTCACTTGCATTTTTGTTCTATAAAAAAGCCCCGGCACAGGCCGGGGCTTTTTAATTGGCTATTGGTCCCAAACCTTAAGAGAACATGCCCTTGAAGGTAAAGAAGAACAAAATGGCCAGCAGCGCACCGGCGGGCAGCGTCACAATCCACGACAGGAAAATGCTGCCAATCACGCGCAGGTTCAATGCGCCAATGCCGCGCGCCAGGCCCACGCCCAATACCGCACCCACCAGCGTGTGGGTGGTGGAAATGGGCAGGCCGGTGCCAGAGGCCAGCACCACAGTGCCGGCGGCACCCAGCTCGGCGGCAAAGCCACGGCTTGGGGTCAGCTCGGTAATCTTTTTGCCGATGGTGGCCATCACCCGGTAACCGTAAGTGGCCAAACCAATCACAATACCAATGGCGCCCACCAGCAAAATCCAGCCAGGCATTAACGCCTTGGCGCCAATGGCACCGGTTTTCACGGTGGATACAATGGCGGCCATGGGGCCTACGGCGTTGGCTACATCGTTTGAACCGTGGGCAAAGGCCATGGAACACGCGGTGAAAATCATCAGAATGGCAAACACTTGCTCAACGTTGGCAAAGCGCGATTGCTCTGTGCTCACAGGCTTCACGCGCGACAACAAGTAAATACCAAAGCCCGCAACCAATAGGCCCACCAAAATAGAAATGCCGGTGGATTCCAGGAAGTTGAGCGACAGGCCGCTGTCTTTGAATACGTGTTTCAAGCCCTTCAGCAGGGTGACCATGCTGATTAAAAAGCCCACGAAGAACATGTACATAGGCACATATTTCTTGGCGTTCTCAAGCGGTGTGGCGGTGTTCAGAATGAGGTGTTGAACGCTTCTGAACAGCAAAAACGACATGGTGCCGGCCAGTACCGGCGAGACAATCCACGAGGCGGCAATGGTGCCCACCTTGCCCCATTCCACGGCCTGCACGGAAATACCGGCCACGGCAAAGCCCACAATGGCGCCCACAATGGAGTGGGTGGTAGACACAGGCCAGCCCAGTACCGAGGCAATCAGCAACCAGGTGCCGGCGGCCAAGAGCGCGGCCATCATGCCGTAAACCAGAAGCTCCGGGGTGTCGGCAATGGCGCTCGGGTCGATAATCCCCTTGCGAATAGTGGCGGTTACTTCACCACCGGCGAGGTAGGCGCCTAAAAACTCAAACACCATGGCGATGATGATCGCCTGCTTGATGGTCAGGGCTTTGGAGCCCACCGAGGTGCCCATGGCGTTGGCAACGTCGTTGGCGCCCACACCCCAGGCCATGAACAGACCAAAGATACAGGCCATCACAATGAAAATATGGCCGTATTCAGCAATTACTGACATGGAAAATTCTCCGCAGTTAGTGAGTTGGCGCTTAGCGCGCCAGCAGCAGCTCTAGCCGGCTGCCTACTTTTTGTGCACGGTCGGCAACATCGCCCACCCAGTCGATCACGCGGTAGAGGAACATCACATCCACCGGTGGCATTTCAGATTCCAGCGCAAACAGTGCGGCACGGATTTGAACTTCCATTTCATCAGCCCGGTTTTCCAACCGGTCCAGCTCGTCGATCATGTTGGCAACTATGTCTACCTCACGACCGGAAAAGCCGGTTTCCAGCAATTCATCCAGCTCGTTGATGGCCTTCAGCGATTGCTCCACGGTTTCCACCGCCGAGCCCACAAACTCCAGCATCTGGTCGCCCAGTGCTTTGGGCAGCTTCATTTTGCGGCCCAGCATGATGCCGGCGATGTCTTTGGCGCGGTTGGCAATGCGATCCTGGCCCGAGAGCAGCTCCAGCAAATCCGAGCGGGGCACGGGCAAGAACAGGCTTTTGGGCAGGTGCAGGCGCAGATCTTTCTTGAGCTTGTCGGCTTCGTTCTCCAGCTCGTGGATCTTGTGCTGCACGCTCTCGGCTGTGGTCCAGTCGTTGGCGATCACCGCCTCGAAGAAGGGTTTCAGCAGGCTTGCGGCATCACTCACCACGGCCATGTGTTCCTGCATGGGCTTGATGGGGGACTTGCCAAATAAAATGGCAAAAGGGTTGGCGCTCGGCATGATTTGCTCTCCCGTAGTTCAGTGCGCGCAGTATAGGGAGAGATGTGCACTGGGTCACGCAACAAATGGTCATATTTCTTTCATATGGAGACCGCAAGGCGCGTATTTCGGCGGTGTGTTACATTCTGCCTATTGCCAGAAGAGAGCGAGGGAAGATGAACCAGTTGGCCGGCCCAGACAGACCATTGGAATTGCGAAAAGTAGCACTGGCGCTGCTGGAAGACGGGCGCATCAGCCAGGGCGACGCCAACCTGCTCATGGGCACGCCGCTCTCTGAAAAGCAAAAAGCCCGCAACCCGCTCGCAATCATTGCCCAGCGCAAGCTGGCAGACCCTTCCCGCAAAGACAAACCGCTCGATGGCGAACAGCTGTCGCGCTGGTTGGCCGAGCGCAGCAATCTGGCCTGGGTAAACATAGATCCGCTGGAAGTGAACGTGGCCCGCGTGACCGAGGTGATGTCGTTCGCCTTTGCCCAGCGCCACAAAATCCTGTGTGTGAAAGTGCTGCCCGACGAGCTGGTAGTGGCCACCGCCGAGCCCCACGTAAACAACTGGGTTGAGCAGCTCACCCACACCGCCCGCAAGGGCATCACCAAGGTGATTGCAGACCCAGACGACATAGACCGCTACACGGTGGAGTTCTACTCGCTGGCCAAATCCATCTCCGGGGTGGGCGCCGGTGGCACCTCGGCTGCCAATAATTTCGAGCAGCTGCTGGAAGTGGGCGCCGCCAAAGACCCGGAGGCCAATGATCAACACATCGTCAATATTGTGGATTGGCTGCTGCAATACGCCTTCGAGCAGCGCGCCTCCGACATCCACATAGAACCCCGGCGCAACATTGGCCGGGTGCGCTTTCGTATCGATGGCGTCTTGCACCAGGTCTACGAGCTGCCCATGAACGTCACCACGGCCGTCACCTCGCGCTTGAAGGTGCTGGGCCGCATGAACGTGGCCGAAAAGCGCAAGCCGCAAGATGGCCGCATCAAAACCAAAAGCCCCGATGGCAACGAAGTGGAGTTGCGTTTATCCACACTGCCCACAGCCTTCGGCGAAAAAATGGTGATGCGTATTTTCGACCCAGACGTACTGCTGCGCTCGTTCGAGCAGCTGGGGCTGGTAGGCGATGACCTCATCCAGTGGCAAGACATGCTCGCCAACCCCAACGGCATCGTGCTGGTGACAGGCCCCACGGGCTCCGGTAAAACCACCACGCTCTATTCGTCGCTCAAGCGCCTGGCCACCGATCAGGTGAATGTCTCCACCATTGAAGACCCGATCGAAATGGTGGAAGACGCCTTCAACCAAACCCAGGTGCAGCACAACATAGGGCTCGATTTTGCCGCCGGCGTGCGCACCCTCATGCGCCAGGATCCAGACATCATCATGGTGGGTGAAATCCGCGATCTGGAAACCGCCGAGATGGCCATTCAAGCATCGCTCACAGGCCATTTGGTGCTCTCGACGCTACACACCAACGATGCGCCGGCAGCAGTGGCGCGCATGGTGGATTTAGGCGTGCCTGCCTACCTCATCAAGGCCTCGGTGTTGGGGGTGATGGCCCAGCGGCTGGTGCGCACCCTCTGCCCGCACTGCAAAGAATCGCAACCGGTAGATGCCGCCGCCTGGCAACAACTGGTCGCCCCTTGGAAGGCCGCGGCACCGGCCAAGGTGTATCAACCTGTGGGCTGCCTGGAGTGCCGCAATACAGGCTACCTTGGGCGGGTGGCCATCTACGAAATTATGGTGCTCTCAGATGCCATCAAAGCGTTGATTAAAGACGACGGCGATTTAATGGTGCTTAGAAAACAAGCCGTTAAAGAAGGCATGCGCACCCTGCGGCTTGCCGGCGCGCAAAAAGTGGGCGCGGGGCTTACCACCATTGAAGAAGTGATGCGTGTGGCACCGGCGCCGGATAAGGATTAGTTCAATAAATTAATAGGGAATGTTATGCGTTGGTATTACGGATTTTTAGTGCTGCTCATGGGTTGTAGCACAATGAAACAATCGCTACCGCAAGATGCACAAGTCAGCATGGGCAGCGCCTATATTTTTGGAAGTTTCGAGCTGGAAAGCCATAAGTTGTTGGGTTTTACCTGTGCAGGAGGAGTAGCGTTAGCCTTAAAGGGGCCTACACGGGAAGATTTCCTGGCGTTTGACGAACCAAGGCATTGGAGCCATGGTGTCAAAAGTTATTCTGTTGTGCCTGGGGAGTATCAACTGAATAAGTGGCTAGGCACGCACTCCAGAATTGGAAAAGATGGAGGCCAACATACTGGGCGAAAAGCGGTTGATTACCCTTTCAGTCTTTCCTTTACCGCCGAACCTGGAACCTTGTATTACATAGGTGATTTTGACGGACGGGCTCAATGTATGTGCGCTAGCGGTAAGCACTGTGCATACATCTCAGCGCCGAATGATAATTTTAATGCACGGTTGCAAGAGCTGCTGGAAGTGTATCCGGCTTTGAAAGATCTGCGGCCGGTTAATCTGATGCCACAGTTTGTGTATACAGGAGGCGGTGGAGATTTGTAGATGGTGGCTATGCACGGCTTTGCTGATGTAAGAGCGCCACAAACTTCGTTTCTTCGTTGGCCATAATATGTTTCGCATTGCTTGTGTTTTTACAGGTGCATTCAGCGAATGTTTACACCATTCTCGTTGTCGGGTAATGAATACAAGAGTGGCGTTTTAATGCGTCTTTTTTTGTTCTCTATCGCGCTCAGTTTACTTACCGGTTGCGCTGCTGAAGTATCATTAAGCTCTCAACAAAAAGAAATAAATGATTTCGCCCAAGCCAATTGCCTGTTTTGGTATTTCAAAGATCAGGGCTTGCCATTAGAGGATATACGCGCGATTGCCGGCGGCATGGTGGAAACCAGCAATTTACCGGCTGAGGTGTTCCAGGAGATCGCCCAAGCTGTGCAGTCTTTTACGCCTGTCACTGGCAGCAAAGCCAATATTGATCCCAATTTATCCCGTTGCTTTCAGTTGCACGAAAACGCGGCCTTGCAGGCGATAGTGAATCGCTACCCTTAGTACCTTGCAGGCTGTTTCACACCAGCAAATTCAGGCATTATCAACTCCAGGGTTAAGGAGAAGATATGACCAGGTTGGATGTGACAGCGCCACTGCAATTGCAGGCACCAAAAGACGGCTGGGGGTGCGACCTCGATGCCCTGTTGGCAGGGGTAGATGAGGTAATAGATCAGGTTAACGTACCTCACCTCCAACGCCTTTTCACCGCCAGCAACTTTGCCGCCGAGCAACTAACCAAGCACCCCGATTGGCTGCCCCACATAGCAGACGACAGCCTCTATCCAGCAGGCGCACCCACGCGCGATTTTGATGCATTGCTCAGGCAAACCCTCACCGGTGAAGAAGACGAAGACGCCTTCAACCGAGCGTTGCGATTGTTTCGCCACCGCGAGCAGGTGCGCTTTATTTATCGGGAGTTCAACGGCCTTGCACCACTGGCAGAAACCACCGCCGAGCTTTCGGCGCTGGCCAGTTGTTTGCTAAACGCCGCGCTGGCCTGGCATTACCCGCGCCTGTGTGAACAGTTGGGTGCGCCCATCGGGCGCGCCTCGGGCAAGCCGCAACCCATGGTGGTGCTGGGTATGGGCAAGCTGGGTGCCTGGGAGCTTAATTTATCGTCGGATATCGATCTGATTTTTGCCTTCCCAGAGTCCGGTGAAACCAACGGCGCGCGTGCGCTCGACAACCAACAATTTTTTACCCGCCTGGGCCAGCGGCTGATCAAAAGCCTGGATACCCTCACAGCCGAAGGCTTTTGTTTTCGTGTAGACATGCGCCTGCGCCCGCACGGCGACTCCGGAGCATTGGTGTCTAACTTCAACGCCGTGGAAGACTACTACCAAACCCAGGGCCGCGACTGGGAGCGCTTCGCCATGATCAAGGCGCGGCCCGTGGCGTGGGTGGGCGAGGGCGGTGCTGTTGCCGCCGAAAAACTCATGGCCCTGCTCACGCCATTCACCTACCGCCGCTATGTGGATTTTTCCGCCTTCGATTCACTGCGCAACATGAAAAACCTGATCAGCCGCGAAGTGCAGCGCAAGGGTTTGCAAGACGACGTCAAGCTTGGTGGTGGCGGCATTCGCGAAGTGGAATTTGTGGGCCAGGCGTTCCAGCTGATTCGCGGTGGGCGCGATATGGCCCTGCGCGAGCGCCGGGTATTGCCCCTGTTAAACCTCCTGGCCGAGTGGGAGTTACTGCCGCCCAGAGCTGCCGAAGATTTGGCCGGTGCCTATGTTTTTTTGCGCCACACAGAGCACGCCTTACAAGCGCTGGACGATCGCCAAACCCAATCGCTACCGGCCGAACCCGCCGCCCAGCAACGCCTGGCCCGGGTCATGGGTTTTGCTGATTGGCCCGCCTTTTATGCGGTGCTCAGCAAGCATCGCGCGCGCGTGCACGAAGAGTTCAAGGCCGTTATCGCAAGCCCGGATGACGAAGACGAAGCCGCCGAAGAAACCGACATCCAGCACTGGGCAGACTTTTTGGCGGGCTTGCACAAAACCGGCCAGGGTGTAGATGCCGAACAGGCACAGGCCTGGCTTGAGGCATTGGGCTTTGATGCGCCGGCGGCGGTGTTAAGCCAGCTGCAAGATTTGTATGGGTTGCGTGCATTGGCCATGATGCAGGCCAGCGGCCGCGACCGGTTTGATCACTTCATGCCGCGCTTGATGGCGGTGCTGGCGCAAACCTCGGCCAGTGCCGAAACCCTGCAGCGGGTGCTCAAACTCGTTGTGGCAGTGCTGCGGCGCTCGGCCTACCTAGTGCTGTTAATTGAAAACCCCGCCGCACTGGCGCAACTGGTTACCCTGTGCGCCGCCAGCCCCTGGATTGCCGATCAGCTCTCGCGCCACCCGGCACTGCTCGATGAACTGCTGGATACCCACAGCCTCTATCACCCGCCCAACCGCGCTGAACTTACCGACGAGTTGCGCCAGGCCACGCTGCGCATCAACCGCGATGACCTAGAGGCCCAGATGGAAGCCCTGCGTTACTTCAAGTTGGCCCACGGCCTGCGGGTTGCCGCCTCAGAGGTTGCAGGTGTACTGCCTTTGATGAAAGTGAGCGATTACTTAACCTGGCTTGCCGAGGCCATACTCGACTATGTGCAGCAGCTGGCCTGGGAGCTGATGGTGGCGCGCCACGGCTACCCGGTGGTGGCGGGCAACGCGGTTACCGAGCCCGAATTCATTGTGGTGGGCTACGGCAAGCTGGGCGGCATTGAGCTGGGGCACGGGTCAGATCTGGATTTGGTGTTTGTGCACAACACCGACATCAACGGCTACACAGACGGCGAGCGCTCGCTCGACAACCAAAGCTTCTACACCCGCATGGGCCAGAAAATCATCCACATCCTCAATACCCAAACCATTTCAGGCCAGGTGTATGAAGTGGATATGCGCCTGCGTCCTTCAGGCAATTCAGGCTTGCTGGTGACATCGCTCACAGCCTTTGAAAAATACCAGCGCAACGAAGCCTGGACATGGGAACACCAGGCCTTGGTGCGCGCGCGGGTGGTGTGCGGTGAGGCCGCCCTTGCCCGGCGCTTTGAACAGTTGCGCCTTGAACTTTTGTGCCAGCCCCGCGATCTCGCCAAATTGGCGGCTGATGTAGTGGCCATGCGCGAGAAGATGCGCGCAAGCCTGGGCTGCACCAAGGCCGGCCTGTTCCACCTCAAGCAGGATGCCGGTGGTATCGTAGATATTGAATTTATGGTTCAATACGCCGCTTTAGCTTGGGCCCACCAAGTGCCGGCGCTGGTGCGATACTCGGACAACATTCGCATACTCGGCTGTCTGGAAGAAGCAGATCTCATGGCGGCAGACGATGTTGCCAGCCTGATCCGAGCCTACAAAGCCTACCGATCAACGGGTCACGCACTGGCGTTACAACGCCAGGCAGTAACCCTTGAAGACAGCCAATTTCGCACAGAGCGCGCTGCCGTAACAGACCTATGGCAACGGTTGTTTGGGCCCGTAACCGAGACCAAGCCCCCGGGCAGTTAACCCGTGCGGGGCACCGAATTGTTAGGAGTAGGCCATGAATTTTGCCGATCGCGACGGCGTCATCTGGTTGGATGGCGAACTAATCCCCTGGCGTGACGCCAAGGTACACGTACTCACCCACACGTTGCACTACGGCATGGGTGTGTTCGAAGGCGTGCGGGCCTACAACACCGAAAGCCATGGCACGGCCATCTTCCGCCTGCAAGAGCACACAGATCGCTGGTGCCGCTCGGCCCACATCATGCGCATGGACATGCCCTTTGATAAGGCCACGCTCAACGAAGCCCAAAAACTTGTGGTGCGCGAAAATAATCTCGAAGAAGCCTACCTGCGCCCCATGGCATTCTTGGGCAGTGAAGGCATGGGCCTGCGCGCTGATAAATTGCAAACCCACGTGATGGTAGCCGCCTGGGAGTGGCCCTCGTACATGTCGCCCGAGGCGCGCGAGCAAGGCATAAAAATCCGCACCTCCAGCTACACCCGCCACCATGTGAACATCTCCATGTGCAAGGCCAAGGCCAACGGCAATTACATCAACTCCATGCTGGCACTGCGTGAGGCCATCGAGTGCGGTTGTGAAGAGGCGCTGCTGCTGGATAACGAAGGCTACGTGGCCGAAGGCAGCGGTGAAAACTTTTTCATGGTGCGCGATGGTGTGATTTACACCCCCGAGCTCACCTCCTGCCTGGACGGCATCACCCGCAACACCATTTTCCAGTTGGCGGCCGAAGCCGGTTACACCATCAAGGAAAAACGCATCACCCGCGATGAAGTGTACGTGGCCGACGAAGCCTTCTTTACCGGCACCGCCGCCGAAGTGTTGCCTATTCGCGAGCACGATGGCCGCGTAATCGGCGAAGGCCGCCGCGGGCCGATTACCACAGTATTGCAGGCGGCCTACTTTGACGCCGTGCGCGGGGTAGGCAACAAGCACCCGCAGTGGCTGGCGCCGGTAAGCGCCTGATTTATGCGCAGCGCTATAGCGCCAATGCTCTACAGTTAGCAGCAGGTTTATTTAACGGTTACCCATGGATATAGCGCTCAGCATTTATCACTACTCGCCCTTCCAGGGCCACGCGCGCCACTGTGCCAACATTGCCCGCGAACTGGTGCGCCGTGGCCACACCGTACGCGCCTATGCCATGAAGTGGGAAGGCGATGCCCCAGACGGCGTGCGCTTTGTGCAGGTGCCGGTAAAAAGCAAAGTACCTGAAGAGCGCAACGCCTTTTTCTACCGTTGGGTGCAAGCGCATTTGCAAAAATTCCCCGTGCAATGTCACGTGGGCTTTAACAAAATGCCCAAGCTGGATGTGTGCCTGGTTACCGAAGGCTGCTACAAAGCCCAAGTGGCTGAAAGCTGCACCTGGGTGCACAAGATGACACCCGCCTACAAATTTTGGGCTGGCTGTGAAGAGGCCGTGTTCGGGCCTGAATCTTCAACGCAAATCCTGTTGATGTCTGGTGCCCAGCGCGCGATTTTTGCCAACCAGTTCCCTGATGCCACCGCGCGTATGCACCTGTTGCCGCCGAGTGTAACCAGTGATCGCAAGGCCACCCTTGAAAGCGAATTGCACAAGCTGGAATTTCGCCGCCAGCAGCAGGTCAAACCCGATGAGCTGGTGTTGCTGTGCGTCATGACGCGCTTCAAGCGCCAGGGGCTCATGCGGCTCATTGAAGCCATGGCCGCGTTGCCTGCGCCATTAAAAACGCGCGTGCGCCTATGGGTGGTGGGCAATGATAAGCCAGACCCCTACGTTGCCCAGGCGGCAACCCTTGGAGTTGCAGAGAAGATTATTTTCTTTGGTGGCCGTGAAGACGTACCCCGGTTTATGCAAAGCGCCGATTTACTGGTG
This genomic stretch from Simiduia sp. 21SJ11W-1 harbors:
- the argA gene encoding amino-acid N-acetyltransferase, with the translated sequence MTQENNHTLAQQYVDWFRDSSPYINAHRGKTFVLMLPGEAVRHSNFHNIIYDIALLNSLGVRLVIVHGSRPQIQERLELDEMASHFHESLRITDPEAMTAIIQAAGEVRVDIEAALSTGLPNSPMHGAQIQAISGNFVTGMPMGVINGTDLQFTGKVRRINTKTMQQALDLGAILIVSPLGYSPTGEVFNLSFAEVATQVAVNLNADKIVSFVEGRGVEDETGGLIREFMLHEAEQYLNSPNSRPAHGSRLALTACYQACTQGVPRAQIVSFSEDGAFLKELFTRDGSGSMVYRDNYEQLRTATIDDVGGIIELIEPLERAGVLVRRSREMLETEIEKFFVMEKDGTVLACAALYPYATGKAELACVVTHPGYQKGGRAAKLLAQLERQAIRAGIRELFVLTTQTAHWFLEQGFVQGDINALPDEKQSLYNYQRKSKIFVKRLAP
- the argE gene encoding acetylornithine deacetylase, whose amino-acid sequence is MVDIKRYTQELSQLVALPSVSCATPSLDTSNRAVVELLANWLADLGFACELQPLPDQPHKANLIATRGHGPGGLVLAGHTDTVPYDAHSWQQDPFDLTLRDDRLYGLGATDMKGFFPVVLAALRGLDLNKLQAPITVIATADEETSMAGARALALRGGFQARAAIIGEPTALKPIRMHKGIMMEAVHVRGHSGHSSDPALGNNALEAMHQVMGELIRFRRELQAQFSHPGFTVQVPTLNLGCIHGGDNPNRICGDCELQFDLRALPGMNNDELHAQLGARLRPVAEALNVDITLRALFDDVPAFEQPAGSALVRACESFSGQQAVSAAFATEAPFLQSLGMETVVLGPGSIDQAHQPNEFIPMAQLAPATHLLRQLIAHYCH
- a CDS encoding PhzF family phenazine biosynthesis protein gives rise to the protein MSSVSHLPIYQLDAFTQTRFKGNPAAVIPLDKWLPDDLLQAIAGENNLSETAFFVAKGDGFHLRWFTPTHEVALCGHATLATAEVIFANLKHHLAQVHFHTQSGLLTVGRLADGRLEMDFPAQPVTPVLLSDTEQEHLNAGLGLSCGATFAHEDLLVRCPDEASVRAIKPDPKALAELPYRGIIATAPGTECDFVSRFFAPAVGVDEDPVTGSAHTKLTPYWAEQLGKNLLSARQVSARGGELECELQASRVLLRGYAVQYLEGRIAL
- a CDS encoding inorganic phosphate transporter; its protein translation is MSVIAEYGHIFIVMACIFGLFMAWGVGANDVANAMGTSVGSKALTIKQAIIIAMVFEFLGAYLAGGEVTATIRKGIIDPSAIADTPELLVYGMMAALLAAGTWLLIASVLGWPVSTTHSIVGAIVGFAVAGISVQAVEWGKVGTIAASWIVSPVLAGTMSFLLFRSVQHLILNTATPLENAKKYVPMYMFFVGFLISMVTLLKGLKHVFKDSGLSLNFLESTGISILVGLLVAGFGIYLLSRVKPVSTEQSRFANVEQVFAILMIFTACSMAFAHGSNDVANAVGPMAAIVSTVKTGAIGAKALMPGWILLVGAIGIVIGLATYGYRVMATIGKKITELTPSRGFAAELGAAGTVVLASGTGLPISTTHTLVGAVLGVGLARGIGALNLRVIGSIFLSWIVTLPAGALLAILFFFTFKGMFS
- a CDS encoding TIGR00153 family protein, whose product is MPSANPFAILFGKSPIKPMQEHMAVVSDAASLLKPFFEAVIANDWTTAESVQHKIHELENEADKLKKDLRLHLPKSLFLPVPRSDLLELLSGQDRIANRAKDIAGIMLGRKMKLPKALGDQMLEFVGSAVETVEQSLKAINELDELLETGFSGREVDIVANMIDELDRLENRADEMEVQIRAALFALESEMPPVDVMFLYRVIDWVGDVADRAQKVGSRLELLLAR